One window of Clostridia bacterium genomic DNA carries:
- a CDS encoding calcium-translocating P-type ATPase, SERCA-type, producing the protein MENKPWFALPAAEVAETLQVDPQRGLSTREVEDRRQKYGINALKEKPPRSILSMFIDQLKETLILILIAAAVVSGALGEWIDSIVILVIVILNAVLGVVQENKAEQALQALKEMTKATVKVLREGQVSQVNVEELVPGDIVLLEAGDAIPADARLLEAASFMVNEAALTGESVPVEKDVPVLEKSEVPIAERHNMIFMGTYATGGRAKAVVTGTGMNTELGKIAQMLDEGAPDPTPLQQQLARLGKTLGKAAGAIVVVVFLTGLLRGGELLEMFMTAVALAVAAIPEGLPAVVTIVLALGVTRMSKRNAVIRRLPAVETLGVATYICSDKTGTLTKNEMTTTDIYLPSGTFQVTGTGYDPQGDFLTEAGETFDPAANRDLQLLLLGAALNTDARLVRKEKGYQIIGDPTEGALVVAAAKAGLDKGTAESRFPRLAEIPFDSGRKMMTTFHKLSEEGVYSFTKGAPDVLLARCAGIHQEGRARVMSEEERNLLLEINSQYASQGKRVLAMAYRQWEDIPEPMTPEAVEQGLTFLGYFVMIDPARPEAKAAVAVSHNAGIQTVMITGDHKDTALAIARDLGIWQEGDHCLTGVELVKLSAEELQDIVLHTTVYARVSPEDKLRIVDALKAKGQVVAMTGDGVNDAPALKRADIGCAMGITGTEVSKEASDMVLLDDNFATIVNAVEEGRTIYNNIRKAIYYLLSCNVGEIVAIFGAILVGLGSPLTPVQILWMNLVTDGLPALALGVEPPEKDIMNRPPRDSREGVFAGGVGLKIIIQGMLMGLLALSAYWLALSWGRSLVEAHTMAFLTMSLSQLVHSFNARSLDHSLFYLGVATNRHLVYAFTVSLLLQLAVVFVPFLSSVFGTTVLNAHDWAVVLGLSILPLLVVEIWKAFTHPKAAPQHN; encoded by the coding sequence ATGGAAAACAAACCTTGGTTTGCCCTGCCTGCTGCCGAAGTGGCGGAGACCCTGCAGGTGGACCCGCAGCGAGGGTTGAGCACCCGGGAGGTGGAAGACAGGCGGCAGAAGTACGGGATCAATGCCCTTAAAGAGAAACCGCCGCGGAGCATCCTCTCCATGTTTATCGACCAACTGAAAGAAACCTTGATCCTGATTTTGATTGCCGCCGCCGTCGTTTCCGGCGCCTTGGGTGAATGGATTGACAGCATTGTCATTCTAGTCATCGTGATCTTGAACGCGGTGCTGGGTGTGGTTCAGGAGAACAAAGCAGAACAGGCTTTGCAGGCCTTGAAGGAAATGACCAAAGCCACCGTCAAAGTGCTGCGGGAGGGGCAGGTCAGCCAGGTGAATGTGGAAGAACTGGTACCGGGGGACATCGTGCTGCTGGAAGCAGGGGATGCTATCCCTGCCGATGCCCGTCTCCTGGAAGCGGCTTCTTTCATGGTCAATGAGGCGGCCCTGACCGGGGAGTCCGTGCCGGTGGAAAAAGACGTGCCTGTGCTGGAAAAGAGTGAGGTGCCCATTGCAGAGCGGCACAACATGATTTTCATGGGTACTTATGCCACCGGTGGCCGGGCCAAGGCAGTGGTGACCGGGACCGGTATGAACACGGAACTGGGCAAGATCGCCCAGATGCTGGATGAAGGGGCCCCTGACCCCACGCCGCTGCAGCAGCAGCTGGCCCGCCTGGGCAAGACTTTAGGGAAAGCCGCCGGGGCCATTGTGGTTGTGGTGTTCCTGACCGGGCTCTTGCGCGGCGGGGAACTCCTGGAGATGTTTATGACGGCGGTGGCGCTGGCGGTGGCCGCCATTCCCGAAGGGCTGCCGGCGGTGGTTACCATTGTCCTGGCTTTGGGCGTTACCAGGATGAGCAAGCGCAACGCCGTGATCCGGCGGCTGCCCGCCGTGGAGACTTTAGGGGTGGCCACGTATATTTGTTCGGATAAAACCGGTACTTTGACCAAGAACGAGATGACCACCACGGATATCTACTTACCCAGCGGTACCTTCCAGGTGACCGGTACCGGCTACGACCCGCAGGGGGACTTCTTGACGGAAGCAGGGGAGACCTTTGACCCCGCCGCCAACCGGGATTTGCAACTCTTGCTCTTAGGCGCCGCCCTCAATACCGACGCCCGGCTGGTGCGGAAGGAAAAAGGGTACCAGATCATCGGTGATCCCACGGAAGGCGCACTGGTAGTAGCGGCGGCTAAAGCCGGTCTCGATAAAGGAACGGCGGAGAGCCGGTTCCCGAGGCTGGCGGAAATACCCTTTGATTCCGGCCGGAAAATGATGACCACCTTCCACAAATTAAGTGAAGAAGGGGTATACAGCTTCACCAAAGGTGCGCCCGACGTGCTGCTGGCCCGCTGTGCCGGTATCCACCAGGAGGGCCGCGCCCGGGTCATGTCTGAGGAGGAAAGAAATCTCTTGCTGGAGATCAACTCCCAGTATGCGTCCCAAGGGAAGCGGGTGCTGGCCATGGCTTACCGTCAGTGGGAGGACATACCCGAGCCCATGACCCCGGAAGCGGTGGAACAAGGGCTGACTTTCCTGGGTTATTTCGTCATGATCGACCCGGCCAGACCGGAGGCCAAAGCGGCGGTGGCCGTAAGCCACAATGCCGGTATTCAGACGGTGATGATTACGGGGGACCACAAGGATACCGCTCTGGCCATTGCCAGGGATTTGGGCATCTGGCAGGAGGGTGATCACTGCCTGACGGGTGTGGAACTGGTTAAACTCTCCGCCGAGGAACTGCAAGACATCGTGCTGCACACGACGGTTTATGCCCGGGTTTCCCCGGAAGACAAGTTAAGGATTGTGGACGCTCTCAAGGCAAAGGGGCAGGTGGTGGCCATGACCGGGGACGGGGTGAACGACGCGCCGGCCCTCAAACGGGCGGATATCGGTTGTGCCATGGGCATCACCGGTACGGAAGTGTCCAAAGAGGCTTCCGACATGGTGCTCTTGGATGACAACTTTGCCACCATTGTCAACGCTGTGGAAGAAGGCAGGACCATCTACAACAATATCCGCAAAGCCATTTATTACTTGCTGTCTTGTAACGTCGGTGAGATCGTGGCTATCTTCGGCGCTATTTTGGTGGGACTGGGCAGCCCCTTGACCCCGGTCCAGATCCTGTGGATGAACCTGGTGACCGACGGGCTGCCGGCCTTGGCGCTAGGGGTGGAGCCGCCGGAAAAGGATATCATGAACCGGCCGCCCCGGGACAGCAGGGAAGGCGTCTTTGCCGGGGGCGTGGGACTGAAAATCATAATCCAAGGTATGCTGATGGGGCTTTTGGCCCTCTCCGCTTACTGGCTGGCCCTGTCCTGGGGACGCTCTCTGGTGGAAGCCCACACGATGGCTTTCTTGACCATGTCCCTCTCCCAATTGGTTCATTCTTTCAATGCCAGAAGCCTGGATCACTCCCTTTTCTACCTGGGAGTTGCCACGAACCGTCATTTGGTTTATGCCTTTACGGTGTCCTTGCTGCTCCAACTGGCAGTGGTGTTCGTCCCGTTCCTCAGCTCCGTATTTGGTACTACTGTGCTCAACGCCCATGACTGGGCCGTGGTCTTAGGATTGAGCATCCTACCCCTACTGGTGGTAGAGATTTGGAAAGCCTTTACCCATCCCAAAGCTGCTCCCCAGCACAATTAG
- the mtnP gene encoding S-methyl-5'-thioadenosine phosphorylase gives MFKAAIIGGTGIYQLEGRLEDKQVSTPYGEVRVTVQEDAGREIIFLARHGVHHHTPPHRVNYRGNIWALKELGVTHVFATNAVGSLNPKYKPGELVIFTDFIDFTKNRVSTFFDGQDGVIHTSMADPYCRELRRLITEKAPRHGIAIAGEAVYVGTEGPRFETAAEIRMYQKLGADVVGMTGIPEVVLAKELGLCYAGVGIITNWATGIAHDHRLEEIMGAVNKNRASLTNMFIDLIKTVNLDQNHCDCAQARMKM, from the coding sequence ATGTTCAAAGCCGCCATCATAGGAGGCACAGGCATCTATCAACTGGAAGGCAGATTAGAGGATAAACAGGTGAGCACCCCTTACGGTGAGGTCCGGGTGACGGTGCAGGAAGACGCCGGTCGGGAAATCATCTTTTTAGCCCGCCACGGGGTACATCACCATACACCACCCCACCGGGTCAACTACCGGGGCAATATCTGGGCTTTGAAAGAACTGGGGGTCACCCACGTCTTCGCCACCAATGCGGTGGGATCCCTGAACCCGAAGTACAAGCCCGGGGAGCTGGTGATCTTCACTGATTTCATCGACTTTACCAAGAACCGGGTTTCCACGTTCTTTGACGGCCAGGACGGGGTGATACATACTTCCATGGCCGACCCTTATTGCCGGGAGCTCAGGCGCCTCATCACGGAAAAAGCTCCCCGGCACGGGATCGCCATCGCCGGGGAAGCGGTCTATGTGGGCACGGAAGGACCCCGGTTCGAAACGGCCGCGGAAATCCGCATGTACCAAAAACTCGGCGCCGATGTGGTCGGGATGACGGGGATCCCGGAAGTGGTCCTGGCCAAAGAGCTCGGCCTTTGCTACGCCGGGGTCGGCATCATCACCAACTGGGCCACCGGCATCGCCCATGACCACCGGTTGGAAGAAATCATGGGGGCGGTGAACAAGAACAGAGCCAGCCTGACCAACATGTTTATCGACCTTATCAAGACTGTAAACCTGGATCAAAATCATTGTGACTGCGCACAGGCCCGGATGAAAATGTAA
- a CDS encoding F420-0--gamma-glutamyl ligase yields the protein MTRMVGTTVRGIRAPIVKAGDDLVEIVVQSVLTAARSENFAIHDRDIIGITESLLARAQGNYARVTDIAADIARKFTGSIGVVFPILSRNRFALILKGIALSGKKIYLLLNYPADEVGNHLMDIDRMDELGINPYSDVLTEAKYRELFGEVVPHLFTGVDYVRMYKELAPAGQMEIILANDPRHILAYTDQVLVANIHERFRTKRMLQTAGARVVYTLDDILTQPINNSGYNPEFGLLGANAASEDTVKLFPRDCEAFVLAVQKALHRQTGKHVEVMIYGDGAFKDPVGKIWELADPVVSPGYTPGLAGTPNEMKLKYLADSELKDLTPEEIQAAIQQRLKEKEAVKLSLGTTPRRITDLVGSLCDLTSGSGDKGTPIVLVQGYFDNYASE from the coding sequence ATGACCAGAATGGTAGGGACTACGGTCCGGGGCATTCGGGCACCGATCGTGAAAGCAGGAGACGATCTGGTGGAAATCGTTGTCCAATCAGTTCTGACCGCAGCCCGTTCGGAGAATTTTGCCATCCATGACCGGGACATTATCGGCATTACCGAATCCCTGCTGGCCAGAGCCCAGGGGAATTACGCCAGGGTAACGGATATTGCCGCCGACATTGCGCGGAAGTTCACCGGCAGTATCGGTGTAGTCTTTCCCATCCTCAGCCGGAACCGGTTTGCCCTGATCCTGAAAGGAATAGCCCTCAGCGGCAAGAAAATATACCTGTTGCTCAATTACCCCGCCGACGAAGTCGGGAACCACCTGATGGATATCGACCGGATGGACGAGCTGGGCATCAACCCGTACAGCGATGTCCTCACCGAAGCAAAATACCGTGAGCTCTTCGGGGAGGTCGTGCCCCACCTGTTCACCGGCGTGGACTATGTGCGCATGTACAAGGAACTGGCCCCGGCAGGGCAGATGGAAATCATCCTGGCCAATGACCCGCGCCACATTCTGGCATATACGGACCAGGTACTGGTCGCCAACATTCATGAACGGTTTCGTACCAAGCGGATGCTCCAGACTGCCGGTGCCCGTGTGGTGTACACCCTGGATGACATCCTGACCCAGCCCATCAACAACAGCGGCTACAACCCCGAATTCGGCCTATTGGGCGCCAATGCCGCCTCGGAAGACACCGTGAAACTTTTCCCGCGGGACTGCGAAGCCTTCGTCCTGGCGGTGCAAAAGGCTCTGCACCGCCAGACGGGTAAGCACGTGGAAGTCATGATCTATGGCGACGGTGCCTTCAAGGATCCGGTAGGCAAGATTTGGGAACTGGCGGATCCGGTGGTTTCCCCCGGCTATACCCCGGGATTAGCCGGCACTCCCAATGAAATGAAGCTAAAATACCTGGCCGACAGTGAACTGAAAGACTTGACGCCGGAAGAAATACAGGCCGCCATCCAACAGCGCCTCAAGGAAAAAGAAGCGGTGAAGCTGTCCCTGGGGACTACACCCAGGCGGATTACCGACCTGGTAGGCAGCCTGTGTGACCTGACCAGCGGCAGCGGGGATAAAGGAACACCTATAGTATTAGTACAAGGCTATTTTGACAATTATGCCTCCGAATAA
- a CDS encoding response regulator, translating into MGDKGLSVLLVDDSLLVRKQLRGMLEEMNCTVLEAANGVQAVDIVAKDKPDLVLMDIVMPETDGIETLKKIKEINQAVKIVMVSSVGTQSYLKEAIKSGAFDFLQKPVDKEALQRLVGKLQKAGSEA; encoded by the coding sequence ATGGGAGACAAAGGATTGTCGGTACTGCTGGTAGATGATTCGTTGCTGGTGCGGAAGCAGTTGCGGGGGATGCTAGAGGAAATGAACTGCACGGTGCTGGAAGCGGCCAACGGCGTGCAGGCTGTGGACATAGTGGCTAAGGATAAGCCTGATCTGGTCTTGATGGATATCGTCATGCCAGAAACGGACGGGATTGAGACACTGAAAAAGATCAAGGAGATCAATCAGGCGGTAAAAATCGTGATGGTTTCTTCGGTGGGCACCCAGTCTTACTTGAAAGAAGCCATCAAGTCGGGGGCCTTTGATTTCCTGCAGAAGCCGGTGGACAAAGAAGCGCTGCAAAGGTTGGTCGGGAAACTGCAAAAAGCGGGGAGTGAAGCCTGA
- a CDS encoding alpha-ribazole kinase produces MNTGIWPKITQVRDLSIIELDDSQRILVACDSIGAVGAKELDALQVPYFIVGRCAARVPLLELLAVGARPVLISDCLTLEMEPSGREILAGIQHELKLLGLEGKCHLTGSTEENFVTRQSGIGITVVALAGKEELRIGKVRPGHEIYCFGIPKVGAEVDLDDPDIISFNTVVKLLQYPQVHEMAPVGSKGIRYEAELLTRSCGGRLQVDSRCPLPLTKSAGPATCLVAAVEPGSGETLYRDFSLPITYIGRIVG; encoded by the coding sequence ATGAACACCGGGATTTGGCCGAAAATTACCCAAGTGCGCGATTTAAGCATCATTGAGCTCGACGACAGCCAAAGGATCCTGGTCGCTTGTGATTCCATCGGCGCCGTGGGCGCCAAGGAATTGGATGCATTGCAGGTTCCCTATTTCATTGTGGGGCGCTGCGCCGCCCGGGTCCCCCTGCTGGAACTGCTGGCGGTGGGAGCCAGACCGGTGCTGATCTCCGACTGCCTCACGCTGGAAATGGAACCCAGCGGCCGGGAAATCCTCGCCGGCATCCAACACGAACTAAAACTGCTGGGCTTAGAAGGCAAATGCCACCTGACCGGCAGTACCGAGGAAAACTTTGTGACCAGGCAAAGCGGTATCGGCATCACCGTCGTTGCCCTGGCGGGGAAAGAAGAGCTCCGCATCGGAAAGGTGAGACCCGGTCACGAAATCTACTGCTTTGGGATACCTAAAGTTGGGGCCGAAGTGGACTTGGATGACCCGGACATTATCAGTTTCAACACCGTGGTCAAGCTTTTGCAGTACCCCCAGGTGCATGAGATGGCGCCGGTGGGTTCCAAGGGGATCCGCTACGAAGCCGAGCTCCTGACCCGGTCCTGCGGCGGCCGGCTGCAGGTGGACTCCCGCTGCCCGCTGCCTTTGACCAAATCAGCCGGGCCGGCCACCTGCCTCGTAGCCGCCGTGGAGCCAGGCAGCGGGGAAACCCTGTACCGGGACTTTTCCCTGCCCATCACCTACATCGGCAGGATTGTGGGCTAA
- a CDS encoding ECF transporter S component produces MSVPETKIKQNVQSFWQVKRLVLMALFIALSVIGAMLKIPSPTGTVALDSAPGFLGAALLGWKEGLVIAALGHLASAYSAGFPLSLPIHLLVALQMAVAVSLFALLLHKTNGVIAVAAAVFINGVLMPLSLVPILGPGIFYGMVLPLTVAALVNTVLAYVLYRALGNMV; encoded by the coding sequence ATGTCCGTACCGGAAACCAAAATCAAACAGAATGTGCAAAGCTTTTGGCAAGTGAAGCGCCTGGTCTTGATGGCTTTATTCATCGCCCTGAGCGTCATTGGCGCCATGCTGAAAATCCCCAGCCCGACCGGGACGGTGGCCCTGGACTCGGCGCCTGGTTTTCTGGGTGCAGCCTTGTTGGGCTGGAAAGAAGGACTGGTCATCGCCGCCTTGGGGCACCTGGCCAGCGCCTATAGTGCCGGTTTTCCCCTGTCCCTGCCGATCCACCTGCTAGTTGCGCTGCAAATGGCCGTGGCCGTCTCCCTCTTTGCCTTGCTGCTCCACAAGACCAATGGGGTCATCGCCGTCGCCGCGGCGGTGTTCATCAACGGCGTGCTAATGCCTTTAAGCCTGGTGCCCATCCTAGGCCCTGGAATCTTTTACGGGATGGTACTGCCTCTCACGGTGGCGGCCCTGGTCAATACGGTGCTGGCATACGTCCTGTACCGCGCTTTGGGAAACATGGTATAG
- a CDS encoding TrkA family potassium uptake protein yields MKKSVLVVGVGRFGRGVIETLYELGHDVYAIDKDENAIEDVRPMIVSGAIVDVVENEDELSRIVAEKNFDEAVVAMGQDLEATLIATHILKEAGIPVSAKASSERRGSILEKMGVDRILFPERDTGRRLAKLISNDRVVDILELPQGFVIEQMPIGKGFHGKTIASLNTNNRFGIWIMLIYHDNEPVLPAASTVLQKDDMMIVFGAKKNMPAFEKENFKA; encoded by the coding sequence ATGAAAAAATCAGTGTTGGTAGTCGGCGTAGGCCGTTTTGGCCGCGGCGTAATTGAAACCCTGTATGAATTGGGCCATGATGTCTATGCCATCGACAAAGATGAAAACGCCATCGAAGACGTGCGGCCCATGATTGTTTCCGGCGCCATCGTCGATGTGGTGGAAAATGAAGATGAATTGAGCCGCATCGTGGCTGAGAAGAATTTCGATGAAGCGGTGGTGGCCATGGGACAGGACTTGGAGGCAACCCTCATTGCCACCCATATTCTCAAAGAGGCCGGTATTCCCGTCTCGGCGAAGGCCTCCAGCGAGCGCCGCGGCAGCATTTTGGAGAAAATGGGCGTAGACCGGATCCTATTCCCGGAGCGGGACACCGGGCGCAGGTTGGCCAAGCTGATATCCAACGACCGGGTGGTGGACATCCTGGAACTGCCTCAAGGCTTTGTCATCGAACAAATGCCTATCGGCAAAGGATTTCACGGCAAAACCATCGCCAGCTTGAATACCAACAACCGGTTCGGCATTTGGATCATGTTGATTTACCACGATAACGAACCGGTATTGCCGGCAGCCTCCACGGTGCTCCAGAAAGACGACATGATGATCGTTTTTGGCGCCAAGAAAAACATGCCCGCTTTTGAAAAAGAAAACTTCAAGGCCTAG
- a CDS encoding radical SAM protein: protein MPVDSLALVRKAKEEALAGKLLDRDTIIALLDIDPWSKAGEYLGQAAREVAAAVCKNRAYLWAAIGLDFRACPMSCNFCSLGEHWGLVGEEREFSETDIVRAVEEYVRDGVRWIVLRTTQFYDLEKLIELVPRIRETVPGSYQLVLNVGEFDAAVAARMARAGVEYVYHTVRLREGIDTKFNPVERMATLRAVNSSPLQLVYLVEPVGVEHTNEEIANAFLTAMQFGAVVTGAMARVPVTGTPLGRLPVVAPERLAQIAAVTRLAAGYRAPDICVHPASKLALQWGANVTVVEKGAIPREAGCHTGSCWQGFDAATAKEWFAACGYRVYREGIKG from the coding sequence ATGCCGGTGGATAGTTTGGCGCTGGTCAGGAAAGCCAAAGAGGAGGCTCTGGCCGGAAAATTGCTCGACAGGGATACCATCATCGCTTTATTAGATATCGATCCTTGGTCCAAAGCAGGCGAATACTTGGGGCAGGCCGCCAGGGAAGTGGCGGCGGCAGTTTGTAAAAACCGGGCCTATTTGTGGGCGGCCATCGGGTTGGATTTTAGGGCCTGTCCCATGAGCTGCAATTTCTGTTCCCTGGGTGAACACTGGGGACTGGTAGGAGAAGAGCGGGAATTCAGCGAGACGGATATTGTCCGGGCGGTAGAAGAGTATGTGCGGGATGGGGTGCGGTGGATTGTGCTGCGCACCACCCAGTTTTACGACCTGGAGAAACTGATTGAGCTGGTTCCCAGGATCAGGGAAACGGTGCCGGGAAGCTATCAACTGGTACTGAATGTAGGTGAGTTCGATGCAGCGGTGGCTGCCAGAATGGCGCGGGCAGGCGTAGAGTATGTATACCACACGGTCAGGTTGAGGGAAGGGATTGACACCAAGTTTAATCCGGTGGAGAGAATGGCTACTCTCAGAGCTGTCAACAGTTCCCCTTTGCAACTAGTATACTTGGTGGAGCCGGTGGGGGTGGAACACACCAATGAGGAGATTGCCAACGCTTTTTTGACTGCCATGCAGTTTGGTGCTGTGGTGACGGGGGCCATGGCCCGGGTGCCGGTAACCGGCACTCCTCTGGGACGGCTGCCCGTTGTAGCCCCGGAAAGGCTGGCCCAAATTGCGGCAGTGACCCGCCTGGCCGCAGGTTATAGGGCGCCGGATATTTGCGTGCACCCGGCCTCAAAGCTGGCCCTCCAGTGGGGCGCCAACGTGACTGTGGTTGAAAAGGGAGCTATTCCCAGGGAAGCAGGCTGCCACACCGGCAGTTGTTGGCAAGGTTTTGATGCCGCCACAGCCAAGGAATGGTTTGCGGCCTGCGGTTACCGGGTGTACCGGGAGGGGATCAAGGGATGA
- a CDS encoding ABC transporter substrate-binding protein: MRRAKLLLLLLISVALILTLAGCRAAATGDSIRARVGTWKTAQTIQPFFYQQFLPEGDGVEIAPFTNPGDMKTALLAGSLDMCGTTLVTAITAVSKGEPIVVVAGMSNRCSALVVHKDAGINSVKDLAGKKIAYVPGTMHHLLLLETLDRHGLDWQEDVELIRVDFFDMAQALAQGTVDAFYSGEPYPSVAVAQGFGKILAYPEDDFGVINSAMITTKDKIAREPELVQKLVTAHVRATEYLLTHREAWLHKAAEFGTDPGVLMVSAGNIDLFWQIDERYMEGVRVLAQRMWEQGIITEIPDIESMFDLRFLTGAAKEIGHEKER; the protein is encoded by the coding sequence ATGAGACGAGCTAAACTGTTATTGCTGTTGTTAATAAGCGTGGCTTTGATTCTCACGCTGGCCGGTTGCCGGGCTGCTGCCACCGGCGACAGCATCCGGGCGAGAGTTGGTACCTGGAAAACGGCGCAAACCATCCAGCCCTTCTTTTACCAGCAGTTCTTGCCGGAGGGTGATGGAGTGGAAATCGCTCCTTTTACCAATCCCGGGGACATGAAAACCGCCCTGTTGGCAGGAAGTCTTGATATGTGCGGCACGACCCTGGTGACCGCGATTACAGCTGTTTCTAAGGGGGAACCCATTGTGGTGGTAGCGGGCATGTCCAATAGATGTTCTGCTCTTGTGGTACATAAAGATGCCGGTATCAACAGCGTCAAAGACCTGGCAGGTAAAAAGATTGCCTATGTGCCGGGGACGATGCATCATTTGCTCCTGTTGGAAACACTAGACCGCCACGGGCTTGACTGGCAGGAGGATGTGGAATTAATCCGGGTAGATTTCTTCGACATGGCGCAAGCACTGGCTCAAGGTACCGTCGATGCTTTTTACAGCGGGGAACCTTATCCTTCGGTGGCGGTAGCCCAGGGCTTTGGCAAAATCCTGGCTTATCCGGAGGATGATTTTGGGGTTATCAACAGTGCCATGATCACCACTAAGGACAAGATTGCCCGGGAGCCTGAATTAGTGCAGAAGCTAGTGACGGCTCATGTACGAGCCACGGAGTATTTGCTTACCCACAGGGAGGCCTGGTTACACAAAGCGGCGGAGTTTGGGACGGATCCCGGTGTCTTGATGGTCTCAGCGGGCAATATCGATCTCTTTTGGCAAATTGACGAGAGGTATATGGAGGGCGTCCGGGTATTGGCCCAACGGATGTGGGAACAAGGTATTATTACGGAAATACCGGATATTGAGAGCATGTTTGACCTGAGATTCTTAACGGGGGCAGCAAAGGAAATAGGCCATGAAAAAGAACGGTAA